One Sphingobium sp. CAP-1 genomic region harbors:
- a CDS encoding helix-turn-helix domain-containing protein, producing MLRPAPAMLLAELRRELKARGVRVSQLAKELDVAEPTVWRWLRGEGLTLDRLDAICAIADLDMRDLLGRADDDRMDRFTLAQERILAADRALALVFFAILHGAQRPDIDREFGLPSDRLDSHIDRLQRLGLIDGTPRGRLRPKVQISVRWRRGGPLSMAFERTVKPLFMSMDFGARDALYVSDMVPMSDNGRARVHALFEALRADIHMIGQQERAAHIDGRQWSGVLMMVRPFDIGEVTFEWRGRSAGQRQGEE from the coding sequence ATGCTGCGCCCTGCGCCCGCTATGCTTCTGGCCGAACTCAGGCGGGAACTGAAGGCACGCGGCGTCCGCGTCAGCCAGCTTGCGAAGGAACTGGATGTGGCCGAACCCACGGTCTGGCGATGGCTGCGTGGTGAAGGGCTGACGCTCGACCGGCTGGATGCGATCTGCGCCATCGCCGACCTCGACATGCGCGATCTTCTGGGCCGGGCCGATGATGACCGGATGGACCGCTTCACCCTGGCCCAGGAACGCATATTGGCGGCGGATCGCGCGCTCGCGCTCGTTTTCTTCGCGATCCTCCATGGCGCACAAAGACCGGATATCGACCGGGAATTCGGGTTGCCGTCCGACCGGCTGGACAGCCATATCGACCGATTGCAACGGCTGGGCCTGATCGATGGGACGCCGCGCGGCCGGCTCCGGCCCAAGGTGCAGATATCGGTGCGCTGGCGGCGGGGCGGCCCCCTGTCGATGGCGTTTGAACGGACGGTGAAGCCGCTTTTCATGTCGATGGATTTCGGCGCGCGCGATGCGCTCTATGTTTCGGACATGGTGCCGATGAGCGACAATGGTCGCGCCCGTGTCCACGCGCTGTTCGAAGCCTTGCGCGCCGATATTCACATGATCGGGCAACAGGAACGGGCGGCGCATATCGACGGCCGCCAATGGAGCGGCGTGCTGATGATGGTGCGACCGTTCGACATCGGGGAAGTGACCTTCGAATGGCGGGGACGATCCGCCGGACAGAGGCAAGGAGAGGAGTAA
- a CDS encoding nuclear transport factor 2 family protein, translating to MGDESLMARIDRLESLDAIRQLPAKYSLALDMRDSDAWVSLFPEDVRVGGGKTGRKALRDWFDETHSMQFDGTSHHIGGHVIDFDDADHAQGVVYSKNEHECGAEWVIMQMMYFDQYERIEGRWYFRRRLPLYWYATDLNKPPIGDRKMRWPGVAPYHGSFHDLFPSWKSYWARQGQPHDGPVEPPAPLEKFIETMRRGAPLPKPRVRS from the coding sequence ATGGGCGACGAAAGCCTGATGGCCCGTATCGACCGGCTGGAATCGCTGGATGCGATCCGCCAGCTTCCGGCAAAATATTCGCTGGCGCTCGACATGCGGGATTCCGACGCCTGGGTGAGCCTGTTCCCGGAGGATGTGCGCGTGGGCGGCGGCAAGACCGGACGCAAGGCGTTGCGCGACTGGTTCGATGAAACCCATTCGATGCAGTTTGACGGCACGTCCCACCATATTGGCGGGCATGTCATCGATTTCGACGATGCCGACCATGCACAGGGCGTCGTCTATTCGAAGAATGAGCATGAATGCGGCGCCGAATGGGTCATCATGCAGATGATGTATTTCGACCAGTATGAACGGATCGAGGGGCGCTGGTATTTCCGTCGCCGTTTGCCGCTCTACTGGTATGCGACCGATCTCAACAAGCCGCCCATCGGTGATCGTAAGATGCGCTGGCCGGGGGTCGCCCCCTATCATGGCAGCTTCCATGATCTGTTTCCAAGCTGGAAAAGCTATTGGGCGCGGCAGGGGCAGCCCCATGACGGCCCGGTCGAGCCGCCCGCGCCGTTGGAGAAATTCATCGAGACGATGCGCCGTGGCGCGCCGCTGCCCAAGCCCCGCGTTCGGAGTTGA
- a CDS encoding Rieske 2Fe-2S domain-containing protein — MAKTADYNLGEFTFPRGWLMVARASEVGATPSAIRMFGRDMVVYRGQSGRLVLLDAYCPHMQAHFAAEQTSGAAAHRVEGDSIRCPYHSWRFGPDGKCDHIPYHDGVIPPAAKVHAWRVEERFGCVFAWHDPEDGEPDHALPDLPEWDDPLWICDDYDDLGTLEVHPQEILDNLVDTRHFGPIHGQRVAYFDSVFDGVIGRQLSGGGHETMTSDDGVLDVDAFYTGPGILIARYSGETDAVQIICHTPKEDGVTQIWHGIATRARNVPPAAEDLALRDAYHQAGLAAFSQDFAIWASKGPAFSILRLPADGPFHRGRAWYRQFYNPRVRAVDYQAKANGIHHTQGMTPAPSLAAAE; from the coding sequence ATGGCCAAAACGGCGGACTATAATCTGGGCGAATTTACCTTCCCGCGCGGCTGGCTGATGGTGGCCCGCGCCAGCGAAGTCGGCGCCACGCCGTCGGCTATCCGAATGTTCGGTCGGGACATGGTGGTCTATCGTGGCCAATCGGGCCGGTTGGTCCTGCTTGACGCCTATTGTCCGCATATGCAGGCGCATTTCGCCGCGGAACAGACATCAGGGGCAGCCGCGCACCGGGTCGAAGGGGATTCGATCCGATGCCCCTATCATAGCTGGCGTTTTGGGCCGGACGGGAAATGCGACCATATCCCCTATCATGACGGCGTCATCCCGCCCGCCGCCAAAGTGCACGCATGGCGTGTGGAGGAGAGATTCGGCTGCGTTTTCGCCTGGCACGATCCCGAAGATGGCGAACCCGATCATGCATTGCCCGACCTTCCCGAATGGGATGATCCGCTTTGGATTTGCGATGACTATGATGATCTGGGCACGCTGGAGGTGCATCCCCAGGAAATTCTCGATAATTTGGTCGACACTCGCCATTTCGGCCCCATCCATGGGCAGCGGGTGGCCTATTTCGATTCCGTGTTCGATGGTGTGATTGGCAGGCAACTGTCCGGCGGCGGGCATGAAACCATGACCAGCGATGACGGGGTTCTGGACGTTGACGCCTTCTATACCGGGCCGGGCATCCTCATCGCGCGCTATTCCGGTGAAACCGACGCGGTGCAGATCATCTGCCACACGCCAAAGGAGGATGGCGTAACCCAGATCTGGCACGGCATTGCCACGCGCGCACGGAATGTTCCGCCTGCGGCTGAGGATCTGGCGCTGCGCGACGCCTATCATCAGGCCGGTCTGGCCGCATTTTCACAGGATTTCGCCATCTGGGCAAGCAAGGGGCCGGCGTTCAGCATTCTCCGGCTGCCAGCCGACGGCCCCTTTCATCGCGGCCGCGCCTGGTATCGCCAATTCTACAATCCACGGGTTAGGGCCGTCGATTATCAGGCGAAGGCGAACGGCATCCACCATACCCAGGGCATGACCCCGGCGCCTAGTCTGGCGGCGGCTGAATAA
- a CDS encoding AraC family transcriptional regulator: MTKGLIHSKQLSRPVPGHVSAAIARDLLRLVDEFGDDRHALMRQAGLAHLAPMLLDVGRTGRPLAHEDFIRLYAHCTWVLDAHAARQEGRDPLTKSGLDMLCHCIITCRTLRDAIDRADRFCQLLAPRLSRLVIDEEDGVARLSMPTIRRVRNACAYLSDLTGLSTYHRLFSWLIGEDIVLFGAAMRYPPLLDERTVSHLMPCPVRHGAPENSLRFAAAYLDRPVIRSPFELDHLLIFFPFDMEAPLSKEAPLSERIAHLFSAMLASSETPAPAAQLARQFGISVATLKRRLLAEGTSLARIKGEARLGLACQLLSDPRLTITEVGRRARFSDTGAFRRAFHQWTGLSPSAWRDAHMAATTEAGG; the protein is encoded by the coding sequence ATGACAAAAGGGCTCATCCATTCCAAACAGCTTTCGCGCCCGGTTCCCGGCCATGTGTCGGCCGCCATCGCTCGCGACCTCTTGCGGCTAGTCGATGAGTTTGGCGACGATCGCCACGCCCTGATGCGTCAGGCGGGGCTTGCCCATCTTGCCCCCATGCTGCTGGACGTGGGACGGACAGGTCGCCCCCTGGCTCATGAGGATTTCATCCGCCTCTATGCGCATTGCACCTGGGTTCTGGATGCCCATGCGGCTCGTCAGGAGGGACGTGACCCCTTAACCAAGTCCGGTCTGGACATGCTGTGCCACTGCATCATCACCTGTCGGACGCTGCGAGACGCGATCGACCGTGCGGATCGCTTTTGCCAGTTGCTCGCGCCCCGGCTATCCCGTCTGGTGATCGACGAGGAAGATGGCGTCGCGCGACTGTCCATGCCCACGATCCGGCGGGTTCGCAACGCCTGCGCCTATCTGTCCGACCTCACCGGCCTGTCTACCTATCACCGTCTGTTCAGTTGGCTGATCGGTGAAGATATCGTATTGTTCGGCGCCGCCATGCGTTATCCACCGCTGCTTGACGAACGCACCGTGTCGCACCTGATGCCCTGTCCCGTGCGCCATGGCGCGCCCGAAAACAGCTTGCGCTTCGCGGCCGCCTATCTCGACCGTCCGGTGATCCGCAGCCCTTTCGAACTGGACCACCTGCTCATATTCTTCCCGTTCGACATGGAAGCGCCGCTGTCGAAGGAAGCGCCGCTGTCGGAACGCATTGCCCATCTGTTCAGCGCCATGCTCGCCAGCAGTGAAACACCGGCGCCCGCCGCCCAATTGGCGCGACAATTCGGCATCAGCGTTGCGACGCTCAAACGCCGCCTGCTGGCGGAGGGCACTTCCCTTGCCCGGATCAAGGGGGAGGCACGACTGGGACTGGCCTGCCAATTGCTGTCCGACCCGCGCCTGACGATCACCGAAGTCGGACGCCGTGCCCGTTTCAGCGACACCGGCGCATTCCGCCGGGCCTTTCATCAATGGACCGGGCTGTCGCCGTCCGCCTGGCGCGACGCCCATATGGCCGCAACCACGGAGGCGGGCGGCTGA
- a CDS encoding SDR family NAD(P)-dependent oxidoreductase — MDREFPEGAVAVFGGSGGIGKGVALEFAKAGVDVAIFYRSKQASAEASADAIRAMGRKASIHQADARSYGELEAGFAAAVAAHGRIHSIVWGAGPIVAQVSIADWTLEQFRASMEIEAFGFYSAARIAIPHFRAQGGGSFVHLGSGGHDWWPHLDGLSVAPKACNESLVKGIAKEEGVHEIRANSVLVGVIDAGQFKVGQEEGYFDENWEREVKKLLPIKRWGKAEDIGKAAVFLASNDANYITGQTLSVAGGFGV, encoded by the coding sequence ATGGACAGGGAATTTCCTGAAGGCGCGGTTGCGGTTTTTGGCGGTAGCGGCGGGATTGGCAAGGGCGTTGCGCTCGAATTCGCGAAGGCGGGCGTCGATGTGGCGATCTTCTATCGGTCCAAACAGGCCAGTGCCGAGGCGAGCGCGGACGCAATCCGTGCGATGGGTCGAAAGGCGAGCATCCATCAGGCGGATGCCCGCAGCTATGGGGAGCTGGAGGCTGGTTTCGCCGCCGCTGTGGCCGCCCATGGCCGCATCCACAGCATCGTATGGGGCGCGGGGCCGATCGTCGCGCAGGTGAGCATCGCCGACTGGACGCTGGAGCAATTTCGGGCGTCGATGGAAATCGAAGCGTTCGGCTTCTATTCTGCGGCGCGGATCGCGATACCGCATTTCCGTGCACAGGGCGGTGGATCTTTCGTGCATCTGGGGTCGGGCGGGCATGACTGGTGGCCGCATCTCGATGGCCTGTCCGTAGCGCCCAAGGCCTGCAATGAATCGCTGGTCAAGGGCATTGCCAAGGAAGAAGGGGTGCATGAGATTCGCGCCAATTCGGTCCTGGTCGGCGTGATCGACGCGGGTCAGTTCAAGGTTGGCCAGGAAGAGGGCTATTTCGACGAAAATTGGGAGCGCGAGGTGAAGAAGCTGCTGCCGATCAAACGGTGGGGCAAGGCCGAGGATATCGGCAAGGCTGCCGTATTCCTGGCGTCGAACGACGCGAACTATATCACAGGGCAGACCTTGTCGGTCGCAGGTGGCTTCGGCGTCTGA
- a CDS encoding SDR family NAD(P)-dependent oxidoreductase, translating into MATFPQGCALLFGGSGGIGSGISHVFAQAGADIAVVYRSHAARAGQVAASAQALGRRATIHRADVTQAEAVHAAIDEAIAAHGRIHSAIWAAGPLVNQRYLTATPMEEWRHAFDVEVHGFLTMAQYLIPHMRDHGGGSFVTLGSAGHNWWPARDGMSVAVKASNEQLVQGIAKEEGRYGIRANSVLVGVIDAGQLHELTRQGQIDQRWVDNTYRLLCLKRWGTAEEIGHACAFFASNEAAYVTGQRISVSGGFGV; encoded by the coding sequence GTGGCGACATTTCCGCAGGGCTGCGCCCTTTTGTTCGGCGGCAGCGGTGGCATCGGCAGCGGGATTTCCCATGTCTTTGCGCAGGCCGGGGCGGACATTGCCGTGGTGTATCGCAGCCATGCCGCGCGCGCCGGGCAGGTCGCCGCATCGGCCCAGGCACTGGGACGACGCGCCACGATCCACCGAGCCGACGTGACCCAGGCAGAGGCGGTCCATGCCGCCATTGATGAAGCCATTGCCGCGCATGGCCGCATCCATAGTGCGATCTGGGCGGCCGGCCCGCTGGTCAATCAACGCTATCTCACCGCGACCCCGATGGAAGAATGGCGTCACGCCTTCGATGTCGAGGTTCACGGCTTCCTGACCATGGCGCAATACCTGATCCCGCACATGCGCGATCATGGCGGCGGCAGCTTCGTCACGCTCGGTTCGGCGGGACATAACTGGTGGCCCGCGCGCGATGGCATGTCCGTGGCGGTCAAGGCGTCGAACGAGCAACTGGTGCAAGGCATCGCCAAGGAAGAGGGGCGATATGGCATCCGCGCCAATTCCGTCCTGGTCGGCGTGATCGATGCGGGGCAGTTGCATGAATTGACCCGGCAGGGCCAGATCGATCAGCGCTGGGTCGACAATACATATCGGCTGCTGTGCCTGAAGCGCTGGGGCACCGCAGAGGAAATCGGCCATGCCTGCGCGTTCTTCGCATCGAACGAGGCGGCTTATGTCACGGGTCAGAGGATATCGGTGTCAGGGGGCTTTGGCGTTTAG